A window of the Cucurbita pepo subsp. pepo cultivar mu-cu-16 chromosome LG01, ASM280686v2, whole genome shotgun sequence genome harbors these coding sequences:
- the LOC111798875 gene encoding F-box/kelch-repeat protein SKIP11-like — protein MLEDRSFLASRVFSSSCQHQTQLACFNLTCRLEVGMGNGKRPPSDHDAHSLLPSSTSSHRNVRPRSSSDHSNHDSHSGNTSDSATLFSSIDRDNSINCLIRCSRSDYGSIASLSRSFRSLIRSGELYKLRRINHVIEHWVYFSCHLLEWKAFDPIQRRWMHLPRMDSNECFMCSDKESLGVGTDLLVFGKDLNSHVTYRYSILTNSWCPGVSMNDPRCLFGSASLGEIAILAGGCDSKGNILNTAELYNSETETWVTLPNMTKPRKLCSGVFMDDKFYVIGGVGGSEGKVLTCGEEYDLESGKWTEIPNMSPGRSAAVRDSESAAAEAPPLLAVVNNELYAADHTDMEVRKYDKEKRVWSTVGRLPERAVSTNGWGLAFRACGDRLIVIGGPRAIGEGYIELNSWVPSEGPPRWDLLARKRSANFVYNCAVMGC, from the coding sequence ATGTTGGAGGATCGCTCCTTTCTAGCGTCCAGGGTGTTCTCAAGCTCTTGCCAGCACCAAACTCAGTTGGCTTGCTTTAACTTAACGTGTCGACTCGAGGTTGGAATGGGAAATGGCAAACGCCCCCCATCAGATCATGATGCCCATTCACTTCTTCCATCCTCCACTTCTTCTCATAGAAACGTCAGGCCTCGATCTTCCTCGGATCATTCAAATCACGACTCCCATTCCGGCAACACTTCTGATTCCGCCACTCTCTTCTCTTCCATTGATCGGGACAACTCTATTAACTGCTTAATTCGCTGCTCTCGCTCTGATTATGGTTCTATTGCGTCCTTGAGTCGAAGTTTCCGTTCCTTAATTCGTAGTGGGGAGCTCTACAAGCTGAGGCGTATCAACCATGTGATTGAACACTGGGTTTACTTCTCTTGCCATCTTCTCGAGTGGAAGGCTTTTGATCCAATTCAGCGTAGATGGATGCATTTACCCAGGATGGATTCTAATGAATGTTTCATGTGCTCTGATAAGGAATCCTTAGGAGTGGGGACTGATCTTCTTGTTTTTGGTAAGGATTTAAATTCCCATGTCACTTATAGATATAGTATATTGACAAATTCGTGGTGTCCTGGAGTGAGTATGAATGATCCCAGATGCTTGTTTGGGTCTGCTAGTCTAGGGGAGATAGCGATTTTAGCTGGTGGGTGTGATTCCAAAGGCAACATCCTTAACACCGCGGAGCTCTACAATTCCGAGACTGAAACATGGGTGACCCTTCCCAATATGACCAAACCAAGGAAGCTGTGTTCTGGGGTGTTCATGGACGATAAATTCTATGTGATTGGGGGAGTTGGAGGAAGTGAGGGGAAGGTTCTTACATGCGGGGAAGAGTACGATTTAGAAAGTGGGAAGTGGACTGAAATTCCCAACATGTCACCTGGGCGTAGTGCTGCAGTTAGGGATAGTGAAAGTGCGGCAGCTGAAGCGCCCCCTCTACTTGCGGTGGTGAACAACGAGCTGTATGCTGCAGACCACACTGACATGGAGGTGAGGAAATACGACAAGGAGAAGAGAGTATGGTCTACAGTAGGGAGGTTGCCTGAACGAGCAGTTTCAACAAATGGTTGGGGGCTTGCGTTTAGAGCCTGTGGAGATAGGCTAATAGTGATTGGTGGACCAAGGGCGATTGGGGAAGGGTATATAGAGCTGAATTCATGGGTTCCAAGTGAAGGCCCTCCAAGGTGGGATTTGCTTGCAAGGAAGCGATCTGCTAATTTTGTGTATAACTGCGCTGTGATGGGATGCTGA
- the LOC111808979 gene encoding uncharacterized protein LOC111808979, translating into MASKRQRDEAQMEEMSEGEELKRQKSYDQILSLLEEEEEEAVEDLSSIISSLQEEISSSSSSSSSSSSPCSTKWHPISKQNNTQQAEMEEAAASAECGSVEDYGSCCCSSSSSVNEEEGGERERVMRHLLEASDDELGIPNSEFMVSEGVDGVALCDALWELEDEAANYYTLFHSQLFMYTNQNYMVQLNSML; encoded by the coding sequence ATGGCATCCAAACGACAAAGGGATGAGGCCCAAATGGAGGAGATGAGCGAGGGGGAAGAGCTAAAACGGCAAAAATCATACGACCAAATCCTATCCCTTttggaggaagaggaagaggaagctGTTGAGGATTTGTCGTCGATCATCAGCTCACTCCAGGAAgaaatatcttcttcttcttcttcttcttcttcttcttcttctccatgtTCCACAAAATGGCATCCAATTTCAAAACAGAACAACACCCAGCAGGCGGAGATGGAGGAGGCGGCGGCAAGCGCAGAGTGTGGATCAGTAGAAGATTAtggttcttgttgttgttcttcttcttcgtctgtGAACGAGGAAGAGGGCggtgaaagagagagagtgatGAGACACCTTCTGGAAGCTTCGGATGATGAGCTTGGGATCCCAAACAGTGAGTTTATGGTGAGTGAAGGAGTGGATGGAGTGGCGTTGTGTGATGCGCTGTGGGAGTTGGAAGATGAGGCTGCCAATTACTACACCTTGTTTCACTCCCAGCTTTTTATGTACACCAACCAAAATTATATGGTACAACTAAATTCAATGTTGTAA